The Meriones unguiculatus strain TT.TT164.6M chromosome 1, Bangor_MerUng_6.1, whole genome shotgun sequence genome has a segment encoding these proteins:
- the Ferd3l gene encoding fer3-like protein, which produces MATYPESCLDATVLNFVDLSLASPRHPLLCDFPPGVPFGDRTLGFGEGRPRRLSRFEERDQEVEGAEVDYEDPEEEEEDVEGRGRVASLLGRPKRKRVITYAQRQAANIRERKRMFNLNEAFDQLRRKVPTFAYEKRLSRIETLRLAIVYISFMTELLQSNEEKEAR; this is translated from the coding sequence ATGGCCACCTATCCAGAGAGCTGCCTGGATGCTACCGTGCTGAACTTCGTTGACCTCTCTCTGGCCTCCCCGAGACACCCTCTTCTCTGCGACTTCCCACCCGGGGTCCCCTTTGGGGACCGAACCCTGGGATTCGGAGAGGGAAGACCCAGGAGGCTGTCGCGGTTTGAGGAAAGAGACCAGGAAGTAGAGGGGGCAGAAGTGGACTACGAGGACcccgaggaggaggaagaggacgtCGAGGGGCGCGGCCGAGTAGCATCCTTGCTGGGACGCCCCAAAAGGAAGAGAGTCATCACTTACGCCCAGCGGCAGGCCGCCAACATCCGCGAGAGGAAGAGGATGTTCAACCTGAACGAGGCCTTCGACCAGCTGCGCAGGAAGGTGCCCACCTTCGCTTACGAGAAGAGGCTGTCCAGGATCGAGACCCTCCGCTTGGCCATCGTGTACATTTCCTTCATGACGGAGCTGCTGCAGAGCAACGAAGAAAAGGAGGCCCGCTGA